A section of the Marinoscillum sp. 108 genome encodes:
- a CDS encoding DUF6265 family protein, which yields MKNLLFSSLFFLSFLAYGQSTPNFSWLTGTWTGPGFGGTFEEVWSDPAEDGTIMGMFRHFGEDGTVSFYEFWVLDSTGMKLRHFNEDFTGWETREEYVSFEKVEFSPGKVILKGLTYEQTGPDKMVISLKLTHEGVTRTEVFNMTRNQ from the coding sequence ATGAAAAACCTACTCTTTTCTTCCCTTTTCTTTCTCTCCTTTCTGGCCTATGGCCAAAGCACTCCGAATTTCTCCTGGCTCACCGGTACCTGGACGGGCCCGGGATTTGGTGGCACCTTCGAAGAAGTATGGTCAGACCCAGCCGAGGATGGAACCATAATGGGTATGTTTCGCCATTTTGGGGAGGACGGCACAGTCAGCTTTTATGAGTTTTGGGTACTGGATAGCACCGGCATGAAACTCCGACATTTCAATGAAGATTTTACCGGGTGGGAGACCCGTGAAGAATATGTTTCTTTCGAAAAGGTGGAATTCTCCCCTGGTAAAGTGATCTTGAAGGGGCTGACTTACGAACAAACCGGGCCCGATAAAATGGTCATTTCTCTGAAACTCACGCATGAGGGCGTGACCAGAACGGAAGTTTTCAATATGACGAGAAATCAATAA
- a CDS encoding RNA polymerase sigma-70 factor gives MHNTVKIPTEEKAFRDLFEEYYAPLVLFAFNYVKDQDEAEEMVQEVMTNVWIKAETITITSSVKSYLYGCVRNACLNHLKHQKIVNQYQTHQLATAPASFDETPLELEELQEKLRTALDKIPARCREVFELNRFEGLRYKEIAAQLNLSLKTVENQMGKALKILREELGDYLYLIIWSSSGMGVIFELIVR, from the coding sequence ATGCATAATACGGTAAAGATTCCAACTGAAGAAAAAGCATTCAGGGACCTCTTTGAGGAATATTATGCCCCCTTGGTGCTATTCGCCTTCAATTATGTAAAAGATCAGGATGAAGCCGAAGAAATGGTGCAAGAAGTAATGACCAATGTGTGGATCAAAGCCGAAACCATAACAATCACCAGTTCTGTGAAGTCCTACCTGTATGGCTGTGTCCGAAATGCCTGCCTGAATCATCTCAAACATCAAAAAATAGTTAACCAGTATCAAACTCATCAACTGGCGACTGCACCGGCATCCTTCGATGAGACCCCGCTCGAGCTGGAAGAATTGCAGGAGAAGCTCAGGACAGCACTGGACAAAATCCCAGCCAGGTGTCGTGAGGTCTTCGAGCTCAACCGGTTTGAGGGCCTCCGGTATAAAGAAATCGCAGCTCAACTGAACCTCTCCCTCAAGACGGTGGAGAATCAAATGGGAAAAGCTCTCAAAATCCTACGCGAAGAGCTGGGCGATTATCTGTATTTGATCATTTGGAGTAGCAGTGGCATGGGGGTAATTTTTGAATTAATTGTCAGATAA
- a CDS encoding TonB-dependent receptor, producing MKTKFLMLTILFLIVSNAYSQTQVIRGKLIDTDSKSPLIGATIRVLGSDPVLGNVTDINGEFRIDRVPLGRVNLMVTYIGYEDRVIPNVLVTAAKEVIVNVSMIESVEKLAEVVVTADRNKGEVRNEMALVSARSFSVEETQRYAGAFSDPARMVSTFAGVAGDAEGDNNIVVRGNSPKGLLWKLEGVEIPNPNHFASEGSTGGPVNALNSNMLDNSDFYSGAFAPEYGNALSGIMDIRFKKGNNQTREYTAGASTLGLEFTAEGPFKKGYNGSYIANYRYSSLQLLSDLGILDFGGIPKYQDASFNVNLPINRKHTLALFGLGGKSKIQSEEELDNGDPAYKGEFNSDLGILGLSHVYFISDKAYLKNIATLSATSLYSVDDLVDDNKEFYNAYNSDISKTTLRTVSTFNYKISAQHKVETGVIFSDLSYDATANEYNYDHQTLENVLSDQGGSQTIQAFTSWKYRVNEDWTITSGIHYLYFDLSNAHSVEPRAALKWQMTPRQSLNAGYGLHSKVESISTYLAKTSNDQGQLIQPNKNLTPSKAHHWVLGYDLTLSPQAHLKAEVYYQHLFDIPIENLPASTFSLLNASDSYINRPLVNDGTGRNYGLELTYERFFHQGLYYMGTLSLFQSLYTAMDGAERSTAYNGNYMANFIGGKEFNIGGPEKNKVFFVNAKVALLGGGRYTPLDLERSREQGHAVYHEDKPFSQKGDDVFFVNLTVGTRKNKKNTTREFKIDVQNVTNNQAVIREYYLEPTGEIERGTQLSLIPNIVYSIKF from the coding sequence ATGAAAACTAAATTTTTAATGCTCACTATCCTTTTTCTCATTGTCTCCAATGCCTATAGCCAAACACAGGTGATCCGGGGTAAACTGATTGACACAGATTCCAAGAGCCCGCTGATCGGGGCCACCATCAGAGTACTGGGAAGTGATCCTGTTTTGGGAAATGTAACCGACATCAATGGAGAGTTCAGAATAGACCGGGTGCCGCTCGGAAGAGTAAACCTGATGGTGACCTACATTGGCTACGAAGACCGGGTGATCCCAAACGTGCTGGTAACGGCAGCCAAGGAAGTCATTGTCAATGTATCAATGATCGAGTCGGTGGAAAAGCTGGCAGAAGTAGTGGTCACTGCAGACCGCAACAAGGGAGAAGTCCGCAATGAAATGGCACTGGTAAGCGCACGTTCCTTTTCTGTAGAAGAAACGCAGCGGTATGCAGGGGCCTTTAGTGATCCTGCCCGCATGGTCTCCACCTTCGCTGGTGTGGCCGGTGACGCAGAGGGAGACAATAACATTGTGGTGAGAGGAAACTCCCCAAAAGGGCTACTGTGGAAACTGGAAGGGGTAGAAATCCCAAACCCCAATCATTTTGCAAGCGAAGGCTCTACTGGGGGGCCAGTAAATGCTCTGAATAGCAATATGCTGGACAATTCGGACTTTTACTCCGGAGCATTTGCGCCTGAATATGGCAACGCCCTATCTGGCATAATGGACATTCGCTTCAAAAAGGGTAATAACCAAACAAGAGAATACACGGCAGGAGCCAGCACGCTCGGCCTGGAATTCACAGCTGAGGGCCCCTTCAAAAAAGGCTACAATGGTTCGTACATCGCCAATTATCGATATAGCTCCCTCCAGCTACTTTCAGACCTGGGTATTCTCGATTTTGGGGGAATCCCAAAATACCAGGATGCCTCCTTCAATGTGAACCTGCCCATCAACCGGAAACATACACTGGCGCTATTTGGGCTGGGTGGTAAAAGTAAAATTCAAAGCGAAGAAGAACTGGACAATGGTGATCCGGCATACAAAGGAGAATTCAATTCTGACCTGGGCATTTTGGGTCTCTCCCATGTCTATTTCATATCTGATAAAGCCTACCTGAAAAATATAGCTACCCTCTCCGCTACTAGTCTCTACTCCGTGGATGACCTGGTGGATGATAACAAGGAGTTTTACAATGCTTACAACTCGGATATCTCTAAAACCACTCTAAGAACGGTATCAACCTTCAATTACAAAATCAGTGCTCAGCATAAGGTAGAAACAGGAGTAATATTTAGTGATCTGAGCTATGACGCCACGGCCAATGAATATAACTATGATCATCAGACCCTTGAAAATGTGCTCTCTGACCAGGGAGGGTCGCAAACCATTCAGGCCTTTACCAGCTGGAAATACAGAGTGAATGAAGACTGGACCATCACCTCGGGCATTCATTATCTTTATTTTGACCTCAGCAATGCCCACTCTGTAGAACCACGGGCAGCACTCAAATGGCAAATGACTCCTCGCCAATCATTAAATGCGGGCTACGGTCTTCACAGCAAGGTGGAGAGCATTTCCACCTATCTGGCCAAAACCTCCAATGACCAGGGACAACTGATACAGCCTAATAAAAACCTGACACCCTCCAAAGCACACCATTGGGTGCTGGGCTATGACCTCACCCTCAGCCCGCAAGCGCACCTCAAAGCGGAAGTCTATTATCAGCATCTGTTTGACATTCCAATCGAAAATCTCCCTGCCAGCACTTTTTCATTGCTAAATGCGTCCGACTCCTATATCAACCGCCCGTTGGTCAACGATGGGACAGGAAGGAATTATGGTCTGGAACTCACCTATGAGCGATTCTTTCACCAGGGCCTCTACTACATGGGTACCTTGTCACTGTTCCAGTCGCTCTACACTGCCATGGATGGTGCAGAGCGGTCTACCGCCTACAATGGCAACTACATGGCCAATTTTATTGGAGGAAAAGAGTTCAACATCGGTGGGCCGGAAAAGAACAAAGTATTTTTTGTGAATGCAAAAGTGGCCTTACTGGGAGGTGGCAGATATACTCCTTTGGATCTGGAGCGCTCCCGCGAACAAGGGCATGCGGTGTATCACGAAGACAAACCCTTCTCACAAAAAGGAGATGATGTGTTTTTTGTGAATCTGACCGTGGGAACGAGAAAAAACAAGAAAAACACCACCCGTGAATTCAAAATAGATGTGCAAAACGTGACCAACAACCAGGCGGTGATCAGGGAATACTACCTGGAGCCCACCGGAGAGATAGAACGAGGCACGCAGCTATCACTGATTCCCAACATTGTCTATTCGATCAAGTTCTAA
- a CDS encoding aldo/keto reductase gives MKYLKFSNGDEMPMIGLGTAGIPADQAYDVIRKAIQIGYRHFDCAPIYKNQAEIGQALHDAMADGEVTREELWVTSKLWNSDHRYNDVEPACEKTLAELQLDYLDLYLIHWPVASERGVEYPQAEEDYLAEEEAPLEDTWTGMEDCQDSELAKHIGVSNFNIEKLKLVLEDCMMPPEVNQCELHPYLPQQTLYDYCRSNKIHMVAYAPLGSPGRPENQTLDNEPFLLTEPAITEIAQKQGCTEAQALLAYGIKRKTAVIPRSTNPDRLKENLESINFSVDREDLRSLIVLTKYRYFKGEEYTIHGSPYKLTDIWEY, from the coding sequence GTGAAATATTTGAAATTCAGCAATGGAGATGAAATGCCCATGATCGGGCTTGGAACTGCCGGTATCCCTGCCGATCAGGCTTACGATGTAATTCGGAAAGCCATCCAAATCGGGTATCGACATTTTGATTGCGCTCCTATCTATAAAAATCAGGCTGAAATAGGTCAGGCACTCCATGATGCCATGGCAGATGGAGAAGTGACCCGCGAAGAGCTCTGGGTTACCTCCAAACTCTGGAATTCGGACCATCGGTACAACGACGTGGAGCCCGCCTGTGAAAAAACACTGGCAGAATTACAACTGGACTATCTGGACCTATACCTGATCCACTGGCCGGTGGCCAGCGAAAGAGGGGTGGAGTACCCACAAGCCGAGGAAGATTATCTGGCTGAAGAAGAAGCCCCCCTGGAAGATACCTGGACAGGGATGGAAGACTGCCAGGATTCTGAGCTCGCCAAACACATCGGCGTAAGTAATTTCAACATTGAAAAACTCAAGCTGGTACTGGAGGACTGTATGATGCCTCCGGAGGTTAATCAATGCGAACTGCACCCGTACCTCCCCCAGCAGACACTTTATGACTATTGCAGGAGTAATAAAATCCATATGGTGGCCTATGCCCCGCTGGGTTCTCCGGGCAGGCCTGAAAATCAGACCCTGGACAATGAGCCCTTTCTCCTTACTGAGCCTGCCATTACAGAAATTGCGCAAAAACAGGGCTGCACGGAAGCACAAGCACTCCTCGCTTATGGCATTAAGCGCAAGACAGCCGTAATCCCGCGATCCACCAACCCAGACAGACTCAAAGAAAACCTTGAGTCCATCAATTTCTCTGTGGACCGGGAAGACCTTCGATCACTCATCGTACTCACCAAATACCGGTATTTCAAAGGGGAAGAATATACCATCCACGGCTCGCCATACAAGCTCACGGACATCTGGGAATACTAA
- a CDS encoding FecR family protein, whose translation MEKKQPYHPDHEALARYFSEEISAEERRTIEEWRDSSPEHLDSFVTYQTIWADLGTLSGARDLTIDTSMAWQKVKAKKVEHDNHNNVTIQWWWKVAAALVLISSMAFLYQSLFSQTEEITYSAKQIETLRLPDGSDITLNANATLTYPEHMDKSRVLTLEGEAFFEVTHNPKNPFVITTGGATITVLGTSFNVKSMSDRVEVQVETGRVSLASPGQEALLIAGMKGVYLTKDQQISSDTSDPTGQGLFWKTRKLTFEGEALESVIQTLKTAYGITITLENDYLNTCRLNAVFEEEDLHTVLQVISLSLNLEVIETEDGYLIKGAGCDM comes from the coding sequence ATGGAGAAAAAACAACCATATCATCCCGATCACGAAGCGCTGGCCCGGTACTTCTCTGAGGAAATCAGTGCCGAAGAGCGGCGGACCATTGAGGAATGGCGTGACTCCTCTCCTGAACATTTAGACTCCTTTGTGACCTACCAAACCATTTGGGCAGATCTGGGAACACTCTCAGGCGCCAGGGATCTTACCATCGATACCAGCATGGCCTGGCAGAAAGTGAAAGCCAAAAAAGTGGAACACGACAACCATAACAATGTTACCATACAATGGTGGTGGAAGGTGGCCGCTGCACTGGTCCTCATCTCGAGTATGGCATTTCTCTACCAGAGCCTCTTCTCGCAAACCGAAGAAATCACTTACTCTGCCAAACAGATAGAGACCCTTCGACTTCCTGACGGATCGGACATTACCCTAAATGCCAACGCCACACTCACCTATCCTGAGCACATGGATAAGTCACGAGTATTGACTCTGGAGGGAGAGGCGTTTTTTGAGGTAACTCATAACCCCAAAAACCCATTTGTGATTACCACCGGTGGTGCCACGATCACGGTATTGGGTACCTCTTTCAATGTAAAATCGATGAGTGATCGGGTAGAAGTGCAGGTAGAGACCGGTCGGGTATCCTTAGCGAGTCCGGGACAGGAGGCCCTCCTCATAGCTGGAATGAAAGGTGTTTACCTGACCAAGGATCAACAAATCTCCAGTGACACCTCTGATCCAACCGGGCAGGGGCTCTTTTGGAAAACCAGGAAACTCACGTTTGAGGGAGAAGCACTCGAAAGTGTGATTCAAACCTTGAAGACGGCTTATGGCATCACCATCACCCTGGAAAATGACTACCTCAACACATGTCGGCTAAATGCCGTTTTTGAAGAGGAAGACCTCCATACCGTCTTACAGGTCATCTCGTTGAGCCTGAATCTGGAGGTGATCGAAACAGAAGATGGATACTTAATCAAAGGAGCCGGGTGCGACATGTAA
- a CDS encoding AsmA-like C-terminal region-containing protein: protein MKKVLIILAVLIGLVLITAIAVPIIFKDDIRAAIDKELDNSLNAKIFYDTEAFSLSLFKSFPDLSVTVGNFGIVGLAPFEQDTLVSVGEFGITLDIMSVISGDQIKIVNVSLVDPNIKVIVLEDGTANYDIAKPSDETTEEESIASEPISIQIQGWEITNAELIYDDATLPMVASIGGLKHSGSGDFSQDVFDMSTSTTVESFSLTYDGVEYISNKQLVADIVMAMDLANMKFTFKENKASLNDFGFGFDGYVSMPGDDIEMDITYGGKDINLLSVLSLIPGVYQEYMDGVTATGSVNFNGAVTGVYNEESMPKVTASFAIAEGKISYAEYPIPMEEIVVSAKFDYPSADLRETSFVMDKFHMKLDGEEVSAYLYFKDLEDYFWDFNMKGNLDLEKLTKVVKLEDMTLKGLVSADLSTKGRMSDLDAGRYASLPTSGSLGMDNFYFESPDLPQGFGIANTRMTFDPARIALTNFKGNAGKTDLNMDGEITNYLQYALADSAKLYGKLNFSSALVDANEWMTEETTTEETVDTAAMEMVRIPENIDFVLTSKIDLIKYDNLELKDFGGKVIIRDGALRLEKAGFNLLDGYFELNGAYESAMALDKPLYDFDFKIKDLSIASAFESFVTVQKLAPVAEKMTGKFSTDFKIGGSLGADMMPIYEEMQGAGLMEIAQATLKDVKLLSAVSNVSKLNQQDGEVSLKDVLLATEIKNGRLYVEPFDLTIGGRKATVGGSTGVDGSLDYLMSMDVPSGQVGQALNSAISSFAGLDNAIGKDITLNLGIKGTYDDPKVNLLSAQPGTSGGSSSVKAALQAQAKEKVDAKKEEIKQELEAKKDSVTTEVKEKVDAAKEEVKKEVEETKEEVKDKAKDAVKDIFGKKKKGDGGR from the coding sequence ATGAAAAAAGTTCTCATCATTCTTGCCGTGCTTATCGGCCTTGTTTTGATTACGGCTATCGCCGTTCCCATCATTTTTAAGGATGACATTCGGGCGGCCATTGACAAGGAGCTAGACAATAGCTTAAATGCTAAAATATTTTATGATACCGAGGCTTTCAGCCTCTCCCTTTTCAAGAGTTTTCCGGACCTTTCCGTTACTGTCGGAAACTTCGGAATCGTAGGATTAGCCCCGTTCGAGCAGGATACGCTGGTATCTGTAGGGGAGTTTGGGATTACCCTGGACATCATGTCCGTGATTAGTGGGGATCAAATCAAAATTGTGAATGTGTCACTGGTGGATCCTAACATCAAGGTGATTGTGCTGGAAGATGGCACGGCCAACTATGACATAGCCAAGCCATCCGATGAGACCACCGAGGAGGAGTCGATAGCATCTGAACCCATCAGTATTCAGATTCAGGGCTGGGAGATTACCAACGCCGAGTTGATTTATGATGATGCCACACTTCCTATGGTGGCCAGTATTGGCGGCTTAAAGCACAGTGGTTCGGGTGATTTTTCTCAGGATGTTTTTGACATGTCTACCTCCACAACTGTTGAATCATTTTCACTCACTTATGATGGGGTAGAGTACATTAGCAACAAACAATTGGTGGCGGATATCGTGATGGCGATGGATCTGGCTAACATGAAGTTTACCTTCAAGGAAAATAAAGCCAGTCTGAATGACTTTGGGTTTGGTTTTGATGGCTATGTGAGTATGCCTGGTGATGACATTGAGATGGATATCACCTATGGAGGGAAGGACATCAATCTGCTGAGCGTCTTATCCCTGATCCCGGGGGTTTATCAGGAGTATATGGATGGAGTAACTGCAACCGGCTCTGTTAACTTTAATGGAGCGGTTACGGGTGTCTACAATGAGGAGTCAATGCCCAAGGTTACTGCCAGTTTTGCAATCGCAGAGGGTAAAATATCTTATGCGGAGTATCCCATCCCAATGGAGGAGATTGTGGTCAGTGCCAAATTTGATTATCCGTCAGCGGATTTGCGGGAGACCAGTTTTGTCATGGACAAGTTTCACATGAAGCTGGATGGAGAGGAAGTTTCAGCCTATCTGTATTTTAAGGACCTGGAGGATTATTTCTGGGATTTTAACATGAAAGGCAACCTGGATCTGGAGAAATTAACCAAAGTAGTGAAGCTGGAGGATATGACCCTGAAAGGACTCGTGAGTGCAGACCTGAGTACCAAGGGACGGATGTCTGATCTGGATGCCGGACGGTATGCTTCCTTGCCTACTTCGGGCAGTTTGGGAATGGATAACTTTTATTTTGAAAGTCCTGATTTGCCACAGGGCTTTGGCATTGCCAATACCCGAATGACCTTTGATCCCGCTCGTATTGCCCTGACCAATTTCAAAGGGAACGCCGGAAAAACAGACCTCAATATGGATGGTGAGATTACCAACTATTTGCAATATGCCCTTGCCGATAGTGCCAAACTTTATGGCAAACTGAACTTTAGCTCAGCGCTGGTGGATGCCAACGAGTGGATGACCGAAGAGACCACCACCGAAGAGACTGTGGATACGGCGGCTATGGAAATGGTGCGTATTCCTGAAAATATTGATTTTGTGCTGACTTCAAAAATTGACCTGATTAAGTATGACAACCTGGAACTAAAGGATTTTGGTGGAAAGGTGATTATACGAGACGGTGCGCTTCGACTGGAAAAAGCCGGATTCAACCTCCTGGATGGTTATTTTGAGTTGAATGGTGCATACGAATCTGCAATGGCGCTTGACAAACCACTGTATGATTTTGACTTCAAAATCAAAGACTTGTCCATTGCTTCTGCTTTCGAGTCGTTTGTGACGGTGCAGAAACTGGCTCCGGTCGCTGAAAAAATGACGGGTAAGTTTTCAACAGACTTCAAAATTGGGGGAAGCCTGGGCGCTGATATGATGCCAATTTATGAAGAGATGCAAGGAGCTGGGCTCATGGAAATAGCTCAGGCCACGCTGAAAGATGTGAAGCTATTGTCTGCCGTGTCCAATGTGAGCAAGCTGAATCAGCAGGACGGAGAAGTGTCACTGAAAGATGTTTTGCTGGCAACAGAAATAAAAAATGGGCGCTTATATGTTGAACCATTTGACCTGACCATTGGTGGCAGAAAGGCGACTGTTGGAGGTAGTACAGGTGTGGACGGAAGTCTGGATTACCTGATGTCCATGGATGTGCCTTCGGGGCAGGTAGGTCAGGCGCTTAATAGTGCGATTTCTTCTTTCGCCGGCTTGGATAATGCCATTGGAAAAGACATCACCCTGAACCTGGGAATTAAGGGGACTTATGATGACCCTAAGGTGAACCTGCTCAGCGCACAGCCAGGAACCAGTGGAGGCAGCTCCAGTGTGAAGGCGGCATTGCAGGCGCAGGCCAAAGAAAAGGTGGACGCTAAGAAAGAAGAAATCAAGCAGGAGCTTGAGGCCAAAAAGGATTCGGTAACCACCGAAGTAAAGGAAAAAGTGGATGCGGCCAAAGAGGAGGTAAAGAAAGAAGTCGAAGAGACCAAGGAGGAGGTAAAAGATAAAGCCAAAGATGCAGTGAAGGATATTTTTGGTAAGAAGAAAAAAGGAGATGGGGGCAGGTAA
- the rfbD gene encoding dTDP-4-dehydrorhamnose reductase produces MRVLITGANGLLGQKLVSLLSGMHEITTIATGRGPNRNPAGSYSYLSADLTHPEEVNQLIRDSRPDVLIHCGAMTQVDECELHPDQCWQANVNATEYLLAAAKTVNAYFLYVSTDFVFDGENGPYEENDLPNPISHYGRSKLEAESLVLNSGLKASIVRTVLVYGVAHDPSRSNIVLWVKNSLEQHKPIQVVNDQWRTPTLAEDLAFGCWLVAKNRHQGIFHLSGEEMVSPYSLAIMVADCFQLDRSLISAVDASTFTQPGKRPPRTGFIIEKAKGMGFRPKSIAEGLAIVESQLS; encoded by the coding sequence ATGCGCGTGCTCATCACCGGTGCCAATGGACTCCTGGGCCAGAAACTCGTGAGTCTATTATCCGGCATGCATGAAATCACCACGATAGCTACCGGGCGGGGACCAAATAGAAACCCCGCCGGTAGCTATTCTTATTTATCAGCAGACCTCACCCACCCAGAGGAAGTCAATCAACTCATCAGAGACTCCCGGCCAGATGTCCTCATTCATTGTGGAGCCATGACCCAGGTGGATGAATGTGAGCTCCACCCAGACCAGTGCTGGCAAGCCAACGTGAACGCCACAGAATACCTGCTGGCCGCTGCCAAAACTGTCAACGCCTATTTCCTATACGTTTCTACGGATTTCGTCTTTGATGGTGAAAATGGCCCTTACGAGGAAAATGACCTTCCCAACCCCATCAGCCACTATGGCCGTAGTAAGCTGGAAGCTGAATCGCTGGTTTTGAACAGTGGTTTGAAGGCTTCAATCGTGCGGACGGTTCTGGTCTATGGTGTGGCACATGACCCGAGCAGGTCCAATATTGTGTTGTGGGTCAAAAACAGCCTTGAACAGCATAAACCCATCCAGGTTGTGAATGACCAGTGGCGCACGCCCACGCTGGCCGAGGATTTGGCTTTCGGTTGCTGGTTAGTAGCCAAAAACCGACATCAGGGAATCTTTCACCTTTCCGGAGAAGAGATGGTCTCTCCCTATTCTCTGGCCATCATGGTGGCTGATTGCTTTCAGCTGGACCGATCGCTGATCAGTGCAGTGGATGCCTCTACTTTTACCCAGCCCGGCAAGCGCCCACCCAGAACAGGCTTTATCATTGAAAAGGCAAAAGGCATGGGCTTTCGTCCCAAATCAATTGCTGAAGGTCTGGCCATTGTCGAAAGTCAGCTTTCCTGA
- a CDS encoding STN domain-containing protein has product MRHVIFLLAFMLVFSASGQSNDAVSLNLENASYQSVFQTLTTLTGKKFAYNSDLIPDKPVNVKAEQEPLALVLKKILGSELSYVERGHYIIIVSAEKPKKQVSVTTQGEILDADTHEELAEVSVYEVNRLTSAMTDHFGKYTLTATVPDEVAFIAISKANYQDTVIQVSAKDRFFTVLLKPIKEIQQQNPTDTLKLVQFFARNKVRKHANNVSLTERRLAQVSLTPGLSTNGFISGKISNVVSFNIIAGYAHSLHGVELGGFINMERMEGSGLQMAGAINIVGSHFHGNQWAGASNITLQDMAGFQAAGFSNHTKKVVGFQMAGVLNTASETRGLQMSGFANHTSGTLKGIQLAGFINRTGTLKGMQIGIVNLVKEVESGFSIGLINLFKDELHQLEASANDITPYNLSFKSGLHHFYSIISAGIDPHAGQLWSYGLGFGTQRALNQVLLASTELSINTLQPLNSAFMDGFNSDLRWALRIGGQLTKKISIHGGPVLHYYFFGRHGQNPEFSDRFGTNTLYQKTDGNALTKAWVGYEAAIRF; this is encoded by the coding sequence GTGCGACATGTAATTTTTCTGCTTGCCTTCATGCTGGTGTTTTCAGCCAGTGGTCAGTCAAACGATGCTGTGTCATTGAATTTGGAAAATGCCTCCTATCAAAGTGTTTTCCAGACATTGACCACCCTTACCGGGAAAAAATTTGCCTACAACAGCGACTTGATCCCAGACAAGCCAGTGAACGTGAAAGCAGAGCAGGAACCTTTGGCCCTGGTTTTAAAAAAAATCCTGGGCAGTGAACTCTCTTATGTGGAGCGGGGCCACTATATCATCATCGTTTCGGCAGAAAAGCCTAAAAAACAGGTTTCCGTTACTACTCAGGGAGAAATTCTGGACGCCGATACACATGAGGAGCTCGCAGAAGTAAGTGTCTATGAAGTGAACCGCCTCACTTCAGCCATGACTGACCATTTTGGCAAGTACACGCTGACAGCCACTGTACCCGACGAAGTGGCATTCATCGCCATCAGCAAAGCCAATTATCAGGACACCGTGATCCAGGTGAGTGCAAAAGATCGTTTCTTCACCGTATTGCTCAAGCCCATAAAAGAAATCCAGCAGCAGAACCCAACTGACACCTTGAAATTGGTACAGTTCTTTGCGCGCAATAAAGTAAGAAAACACGCCAATAACGTAAGCCTGACAGAACGCAGACTAGCACAGGTGTCTCTGACCCCAGGGCTGAGTACCAATGGTTTTATCTCAGGCAAAATCTCAAATGTGGTTTCGTTCAATATCATTGCCGGATATGCGCACTCGCTGCACGGAGTGGAGCTGGGTGGGTTTATCAACATGGAGCGTATGGAAGGTTCCGGTCTCCAGATGGCGGGAGCTATCAACATTGTGGGGAGCCACTTCCACGGCAATCAATGGGCTGGGGCTTCCAACATCACCTTGCAAGACATGGCGGGGTTCCAGGCTGCGGGGTTCTCCAACCATACGAAGAAGGTCGTCGGCTTTCAGATGGCGGGAGTTCTCAATACAGCATCTGAAACTCGTGGGTTACAGATGTCCGGCTTTGCCAACCATACATCGGGCACTTTAAAGGGCATCCAATTAGCTGGTTTTATCAACCGCACCGGCACTTTGAAAGGCATGCAAATCGGGATTGTCAACCTGGTCAAAGAAGTGGAAAGTGGGTTTTCTATCGGGCTGATCAACCTTTTTAAGGACGAACTCCATCAGCTGGAAGCGAGTGCAAACGACATTACGCCGTATAATCTCTCTTTCAAATCAGGGCTTCATCATTTCTACAGCATCATTTCTGCGGGCATAGACCCTCACGCCGGGCAGCTATGGAGCTATGGGTTGGGTTTTGGCACTCAGCGGGCACTCAATCAAGTGCTGCTAGCCTCCACAGAATTGTCCATAAATACACTACAGCCGCTAAACAGTGCCTTTATGGATGGGTTCAACAGTGACCTCCGTTGGGCTCTACGCATCGGAGGCCAGCTCACTAAGAAGATCTCAATCCACGGAGGGCCAGTCCTGCATTACTATTTCTTTGGCAGGCATGGCCAAAACCCGGAGTTCTCCGATCGATTTGGGACCAATACCCTCTATCAAAAAACGGATGGAAATGCCCTTACCAAGGCTTGGGTAGGCTATGAAGCTGCCATTCGGTTTTAA